One stretch of Schizosaccharomyces pombe strain 972h- genome assembly, chromosome: III DNA includes these proteins:
- the thc1 gene encoding protein Thc1, producing the protein MEEKNTVSLSKHIERPVEVVESHSTYILSAQGLYLTERVLRSYFKQPDLIITWKDSMRAYLTFSSPQEAQKAYLDSLRWGSQLNAIIKPFYGSHDEVLRLCKRKRIIPLQNFLTSG; encoded by the coding sequence atggaagagaaaaatacTGTTTCTTTATCTAAGCATATTGAACGTCCAGTAGAAGTTGTTGAAAGTCATTCTACGTACATTTTAAGTGCACAAGGACTTTATCTTACAGAACGCGTTTTAAGAAGTTATTTTAAACAACCTGATCTAATTATTACTTGGAAGGATAGTATGAGAGCTTACCTGACATTTTCTTCGCCGCAGGAAGCTCAAAAGGCTTACTTAGATTCACTTCGTTGGGGCAGTCAACTGAATGCTATCATTAAACCATTCTACGGTTCGCACGATGAGGTACTTCGTTTAtgtaaaaggaaaagaattattcCACTACAAAATTTCTTGACTTCAGGTTAA
- the nup61 gene encoding nucleoporin Nup61, whose amino-acid sequence MSKRGADHQLTKDQDDSDDDRHGPVEVPKEASADVMATRKIAKPKSRKRPTSGVSSPGIFANLAAKPVSLPASTTQFTFGKPAVTANNDSDIHLKKRGLNKSFIDAVIKSVDNNPFGNLSPLFDEYRQHFSSIEKKPAEEQPTSNAVVSEVNPQQQKSQDSSSFVTEKPASSEKEDKEKPLVPPGAPRFGFSAPALGSSFQFNSSAFTPKGSFGEKSATEAEAKEKETSSNQTATGTAATTTNQFSFNTAANPFAFAKKENEESKPLTPVFSFSTTMASADASKETKQTHETKDSKSEESKPSNNEKSENAVEPAKGNTMSFSWTPDKPIKFDTPEKKFTFTNPLSSKKLPASSDVKPPSAAAVGFSFGTTTNPFSFAAPKSSFPTSSTPASVGAEKSEETSNGNKSEQEEKENGNDETRSNDSLVSGKGKGEENEDSVFETRAKIYRFDATSKSYSDIGIGPLKINVDRDTGSARILARVEGSGKLLLNVRLCQDFEYSLAGKKDVKVPAASTDGKSIEMYLIRVKEPSTAEKLLAELNEKKVSKSEN is encoded by the exons ATGTCAAAACGCGGTGCTGATCATCAGTTAACTAAGGATCAAGATGATTCTGATGATGACCGTCATGGTCCAGTTGAAGTTCCTAAGGAGGCCTCCGCAGACGTGATGGCCACAAGAAA AATTGCAAAGCCAAAATCTAGAAAAAGACCAACGAGCGGTGTTTCTTCTCCGGgaatttttgcaaatttggCAGCAAAACCGGTGTCTTTACCTGCATCGACTACGCAATTTACATTTGGAAAACCCGCGGTTACAGCTAATAATGATTCAGATATTCACTTGAAAAAACGCGGTCttaataaatcatttattGACGCTGTTATCAAAAGTGTTGACAATAATCCCTTTGGTAATTTGAGCCCTCTGTTTGATGAATACAGGCAGCATTTTTCAagtatagaaaaaaagcCAGCAGAAG AACAACCAACTTCAAATGCTGTTGTGTCTGAGGTAAATCCTCAGCAACAAAAAAGCCAagattcttcttcttttgttaCAGAAAAACCAGCTTCTTCAGAAAAAGAGGATAAGGAGAAGCCCCTTGTTCCCCCCGGTGCTCCTAGGTTCGGATTTTCTGCTCCAGCGCTTGGTAGCTCTTTCCAGTTTAATTCATCGGCTTTTACTCCTAAAGGGTCATTTGGTGAGAAGTCCGCAACAGAAGCGGAAGCGAAGGAGAAAGAAACATCTTCTAATCAAACTGCCACTGGTACTGCCGCTACCACAACCAACCAGTTTTCATTCAATACTGCCGCTAATCCTTTCGCTTTCGCTAAGAAGGAAAATGAGGAATCAAAACCATTAACTCCCgtgttttctttctcaaCGACTATGGCTTCTGCGGATGCTTCAAAAGAGACCAAACAAACCCATGAAACTAAAGATTCAAAGAGCGAAGAATCTAAACCCTCGAACAATGAAAAATCCGAGAACGCCGTTGAACCTGCCAAGGGAAATACTATGAGTTTTTCTTGGACTCCTGATAAGCCTATCAAATTTGACACACCtgagaaaaaatttacatttaCCAATCCATTATCGAGCAAAAAGTTACCGGCCTCTTCGGATGTGAAGCCTCCTAGCGCTGCGGCTGTCGGCTTTTCATTTGGAACTACTACTAATCCGTTCTCTTTTGCTGCTCCGAAATCTTCTTTTCCTACTTCTTCTACTCCAGCTTCTGTTGGCGCTGAAAAAAGTGAAGAAACTTCTAATGGAAACAAATCAGAgcaagaagaaaaggaaaacgGAAATGATGAAACTCGATCGAATGATTCTCTAGTTTCTGGTAAAGGAAAAGGcgaagaaaatgaagacaGCGTATTTGAGACAAGGGCCAAGATATACCGTTTCGATGCTACTAGTAAATCTTATTCTGATATCGGGATTGGtccattaaaaattaacgTAGATCGTGACACTGGCTCTGCTCGCATCCTTGCGCGTGTCGAGGGAAGTGGAAAACTTTTGTTAAACGTTCGTTTGTGCCAGGATTTTGAATACAGCCTGGCTGGTAAAAAGGACGTAAAAGTACCTGCTGCTTCTACTGAtggaaaatcaattgaaatGTATTTGATTCGTGTGAAAGAGCCTAGTACTGCGGAAAAGTTATTAGCCGAATTGAATGAGAAAAAGGTCTCAAAGTCAGAGAACTAG
- the cab5 gene encoding dephospho-CoA kinase: protein MLILGLTGSIATGKSTVSREFQEKYHIKIIDADVLARKVVEPNTPCLIKIQKEFGNEVLHEDGTLNRAKLGQAVFQDAGKRSLLNSIIHPAVRLEMLKELLRCYVRGYSIVILDVPLLFEAKMQFICWKTICVSCDKSIQKQRLLARNPELTAEDAENRVQAQMPLELKCQLADIVIENNSDLETLYENIHNVLPLITPSYFFTLLCLILPPLQITLQVIAFVSQKKKVSEFRKHI from the exons ATGCTGATTCTTGGTTTAACCGGCTCAATTGCCACGG GGAAATCTACAGTTTCTCGCGAGTTTCAAGAGAAATatcatataaaaattatcgATGCTGATGTGTTAGCTAGAAAGGTGGTAGAACCGAATACACCTtgcttaataaaaattcagaaaGAGTTCGGTAATGAAGTATTACATGAAGATGGCACTTTGAATCGAGCAAAGCTTGGCCAGGCAGTATTTCAAGACGCAGGAAAGAGGTCACTTTTGAATTCAATAATACATCCAGCAGTACGTTTGGAAATGCTCAAAGAACTGCTTCGATGTTACGTACGGGGTTACAGCATAGTTATTTTGGACGTtcctttgctttttgaagCTAAAATGCAATTTATTTGCTGGAAAACGATCTGCGTGTCTTGCGATAAAAGCATTCAAAAGCAACGTTTGCTGGCACGTAATCCTGAGCTTACTGCAGAGGATGCTGAAAACCGAGTACAAGCGCAGATGCCTCTTGAACTTAAGTGTCAGCTTGCGGACATTGtaatagaaaataattcGGATCTTGAGACCTTATATGAAAACATACATAATGTCCTACCTTTAATCACACCttcctatttttttaccttaCTATGTTTAATTCTACCGCCATTGCAAATAACTTTACAAGTTATTGCCTTTGTCTCGcagaagaaaaaggtaTCTGAATTCAGAAAACATATATAA
- the cds1 gene encoding replication checkpoint kinase cds1, which yields MEEPEEATQATQEAPLHVSQNIAKQVVNNENVFMKLVMTRMLDGKTEVIPLTTDVHNGFWRFGRHKSCEVVLNGPRVSNFHFEIYQGHRNDSDESENVVFLHDHSSNGTFLNFERLAKNSRTILSNGDEIRIGLGVPKDEISFLCQVPVKHSRDSQKNMIKSENSHYEIIRTLGSGTFAVVKLAVEVNSGKWYAIKIINKRKILLTSSEKRATEMFQREIDILKSLHHPGVVQCHEIFENDDELFIVMEYVEGGDLMDFLIANGSIDEQDCKPLLKQLLETLLHLHKQGVTHRDIKPENILITNDFHLKISDFGLAKVIHGTGTFLETFCGTMGYLAPEVLKSKNVNLDGGYDDKVDIWSLGCVLYVMLTASIPFASSSQAKCIELISKGAYPIEPLLENEISEEGIDLINRMLEINPEKRISESEALQHPWFYTVSTHEHRTPPSSSEHEATEQLNSSS from the exons ATGGAAGAACCAGAAGAAGCTACGCAGGCTACTCAAGAGGCACCACTACATGTTAGTCAGAACATAGCCAAACAGGTGGTTAACAACGAAAATGTATTTATGAAATTGGTTATGACTCGCATGCTTGATGGTAAGACAGAAGTGATTCCTCTTACTACAGATGTGCACAATGGGTTTTGGAGATTTGGACGTCATAAATCTTGTGAAGTGGTTTTAAACGGACCTAGAGTTAGCAACtttcattttgaaatctaTCAg GGGCATAGAAATGATTCCGATGAATCTGAGAATGTCGTTTTTTTACACG ACCACTCTTCTAATGGAACATTTCTGAATTTT GAACGGCTTGCCAAGAATAGTAGAACTATCTTGTCAAACGGAGATGAAATTCGAATTGGCCTAGGTGTGCCGAAAGATGAAATTT CTTTTTTGTGCCAGGTACCAGTTAAACATTCACGAGATTCCCAGAAAAACATGATTAAATCCGAGAACAGTCATTACGAAATTATTCGTACACTTGGAAGTGGTACATTTGCAGTTGTCAAGCTAGCGGTAGAAGTGAATAGTGGCAAGTGGTATGctattaaaattatcaaCAAACGAAAAATCCTTTTGACAAGTTCGGAAAAGCGAGCTACTGAAATGTTTCAACGAGAAATTGatatattaaaatcttTGCACCAT CCAGGAGTTGTACAATGccatgaaatttttgaaaatgatgacgagttatttattgttatgGAATATGTTGAGGGTGGGGATCTTatggattttttaattgctaATGGCTCCATCGACGAACAAGACTGTAAACCTCTTCTCAAACAACTTTTAGAAACGCTTTTACATTTGCACAAGCAGGGTGTGACACATAGAGACATAAAACCCGAG AACATTCTTATAACAAATGATTTCCATCTTAAAATATCTGATTTTGGCTTGGCTAAAGTTATTCATGGGACGGGAACCTTTTTAGAAACATTTTGCGGGACAATGGGTTATCTAGCACCGGAAGTTTTGAAGTCAAAAAACGTCAACTTGGACGGAGGTTATGATGATAAAGTTGATATATGGAGTTTGGGATGTGTTTTATATGTGAT GCTTACTGCGTCTATTCCTTTTGCATCTTCGTCACAAGCAAAATGTATTGAGTTGATATCAAAAGGTGCATATCCGATAGAGCCTTTATTAGAAAACGAAATTTCAGAAGAGGGAATCGATTTAATCAACAGGATGCTTGAAATTAATCCAGAGAAAAGAATATCTGAAAGTGAAGCTCTCCAGCATCCTTGGTTTTACACTGTGAGCACACACGAACATCGTACTCCACCATCATCGTCTGAACATGAGGCCACCGAACAGCTCAATTCTTCGAGTTag
- the ism1 gene encoding isoleucine--tRNA (Ile) ligase produces MKFSYISSLPKGHNHICCKQAGRFLSSQADLKKYSESLCLPKTSFPIKPNVKGNNEKYFKSITSDLYEWQKENLNKEDSFVLLDGPPFANGRLHIGHALNKILKDIINRWQLLKGRSVHYVPGWDCHGLPIESKAIKANAERKSSLEIRKIAKDFANSAVQEQLMMFQRMAVMGDWPSRYITMSDKFEIAELKVFLSLLQKDLIFRQNKPVYWSSSSRSALAESEIEYDDNHVSTSIYFTFPVNSFSIDGCEYNNVKALVWTTTPWTIPSNLALSYHPEINYGLYQHNNSIYLMSDNLVPNLDFMQGAKRLASCPSDIISSFTYENPLLPKQSFPFLQSNYVTNDIGTGIVHVAPGHGMEDYLLGLENNLRPFSPLDDYGRYTKEALDGSLEGLEVLGDGGKKVISIMKNQNMIVKVSPYKHRYPYDWRTHKPLILRATPQWFISLENERKTAIKALDSVKMIPPNSRARLLGFLNGRPEWCISRQRAWGLPIPVLYEKGTKIPLLTVKSVSYIIEKMEVEGVDSWFNDTENNGHAQWVHPDYRNKEYIRGTETLDVWFDSGTSWTTIAPRKNKPLIDLCLEGSDQHRGWFQSLLLTYTAYQSKPEAPFSTLFTHGFIFDERGQKQSKSLGNVTDPEDVINGKLLKGKKLPYGVDLLRLWVASCDSTNDTNLGPNILTQVGESLKKWRLTSRFCLGNLHDWNTSSSVDVGELRGIDKLALVQLDKFQTEIRELYESYSINKVVHHLNYFMNSFLSSTYFDAVKDRLYADLPNSVSRRSVQTVLYHSLLTLIWAISPITPLLAQEIWQSLPDSYLNSSYQTPFHAGETHLISSLRSKVDLLDRKFLIKEYLVLQQLKYSINLLITAARENLTIKNSLEAYVVIKSKSQSLLSFLKNYSSDLPFLFNTSKVFINEIPENLKLASVTQPEVQLDYGVANISLFFSNQQKCLRCWMHTAHEDGLCDRCESVLAQLKR; encoded by the coding sequence ATGAAATTTTCATATATAAGCAGTTTGCCGAAAGGCCATAACCACATTTGTTGTAAACAAGCAGGTAGGTTTCTCAGCAGTCAGGCggatttgaagaaatattcAGAATCACTATGCTTGCCAAAGACTTCGTTTCCTATTAAGCCAAACGTTAAAGgaaataatgaaaagtatttcaaATCCATCACATCAGACCTGTATGAATGGCAGAAGGAGAATTTGAATAAAGAAGATTCTTTCGTGCTATTAGATGGGCCTCCGTTTGCAAACGGTCGACTGCATATAGGTCATGCTCTAAATAAGATTTTGAAGGATATCATCAATCGTTGGCAATTGCTGAAAGGCCGTTCTGTGCATTATGTTCCTGGTTGGGATTGTCATGGTTTACCAATCGAGTCAAAAGCTATTAAAGCAAACGCCGAGCGTAAAAGTTCTCTTGAAATTCGAAAGATTGCTAAAGATTTCGCAAATTCGGCCGTTCAAGAACAACTCATGATGTTCCAACGTATGGCTGTAATGGGAGATTGGCCTTCTAGGTACATCACCATGAGTGACAAATTTGAAATAGCAGAGCTTAAGGTTTTCTTAAGTTTGTTACAAAAGGATCTTATATTTCGTCAAAATAAACCTGTTTATTGGAGCTCTTCAAGCAGGTCCGCTTTAGCTGAATCAGAAATAGAATATGATGATAATCACGTCAGCACGTCTATCTACTTTACGTTTCCGGTGAACAGTTTTTCTATCGATGGATGTGAATACAATAATGTAAAGGCATTAGTTTGGACAACAACTCCCTGGACCATTCCTTCAAACCTTGCATTATCTTACCACCCTGAAATCAACTATGGTCTATACCAGCACAATAATTcgatttatttaatgtcTGATAATTTAGTTCCAAACTTGGATTTTATGCAGGGAGCTAAGCGTCTTGCGAGTTGCCCTTCAGATATTATTTCATCATTTACATATGAGAACCCTCTATTACCGAAGCAAAGCTTTCCATTTTTACAATCTAACTACGTTACTAATGATATCGGTACTGGTATAGTACATGTCGCTCCTGGCCATGGAATGGAAGATTATCTTCTAGGACTGGAAAACAATTTGCGTCCTTTTTCACCACTCGATGATTATGGTCGATACACTAAAGAAGCTTTGGATGGAAGCCTTGAAGGATTGGAAGTTCTTGGTGATGGAGGAAAGAAAGTAATAAGTAttatgaaaaatcaaaatatgaTTGTTAAGGTCTCTCCTTATAAGCACCGCTACCCTTACGATTGGCGAACACATAAGCCATTAATTTTACGGGCGACCCCTCAATGGTTTATATCATTGGAGAATGAAAGGAAAACTGCCATAAAAGCACTTGATAGTGTAAAAATGATTCCTCCAAATTCGCGCGCCAGACTTCTTGGTTTTTTGAATGGCCGTCCTGAATGGTGCATTTCTCGCCAACGGGCATGGGGTTTACCCATTCCTGTATTGTATGAGAAAGGAACTAAAATCCCCCTACTAACTGTGAAAAGTGTATCCTATATCATTGAGAAAATGGAAGTAGAGGGAGTTGATTCTTGGTTTAATGATACTGAAAACAATGGGCATGCTCAGTGGGTTCATCCGGATTACAGAAATAAGGAGTATATTCGTGGCACTGAAACACTTGATGTATGGTTTGATTCTGGGACTAGTTGGACTACAATAGCACCTCGTAAGAATAAACCGCTCATTGACCTTTGCTTGGAAGGAAGCGATCAACACAGGGGATGGTTTCAGTCACTTCTTCTCACATACACTGCCTACCAATCAAAACCAGAAGCACCGTTTTCTACTTTGTTTACGCACGGATTTATCTTTGATGAAAGAGGTCAGAAACAATCCAAGTCTTTGGGCAATGTAACCGACCCTGAAGATGTAATAAACggaaagcttttaaaaggaaaaaagcTTCCATATGGTGTTGATTTACTGAGACTTTGGGTTGCATCATGTGACAGTACGAATGATACTAACCTGGGACCGAACATTTTGACGCAAGTTGGTGAATCCTTAAAAAAGTGGAGATTAACATCCCGATTTTGTCTTGGGAACTTACATGACTGGAATACCTCGAGCTCAGTTGATGTTGGTGAATTACGTGGTATTGATAAGTTGGCTTTAGTCCAACTAGATAAATTTCAGACTGAAATTCGAGAACTTTATGAATCATATTCAATTAACAAAGTTGTTCATCATCtcaattattttatgaACTCTTTCTTATCCTCTACATACTTTGACGCCGTAAAGGATCGTCTGTACGCTGATTTACCCAACAGTGTATCTAGGAGAAGTGTTCAAACTGTCCTTTATCATTCATTACTTACGCTCATTTGGGCCATTTCTCCCATTACTCCACTTTTGGCACAGGAGATTTGGCAAAGCTTACCCGATAGTTATTTGAATTCTTCTTACCAAACTCCTTTTCACGCTGGAGAAACACATCTTATAAGCAGCTTAAGGTCAAAAGTTGATTTACTTgatagaaaatttttaattaaggaATACTTGGTTCTTCAACAACTTAAGTATAGTATTAATTTGTTGATTACCGCAGCTCGTGAAAATCTAACTATTAAAAACTCATTAGAAGCTTATGTCGTTATTAAGTCAAAATCTCAATCTTTAttgagttttttaaaaaattactctTCCGACCTTCCTTTTCTGTTCAATACATCGAAGGTATTTATTAACGAAATTCCCGAAAATCTGAAATTAGCTTCCGTTACACAACCTGAAGTTCAGTTGGATTATGGGGTTGCAAATatctctttatttttttcaaatcaacaaaaatgtCTACGTTGCTGGATGCATACAGCTCATGAGGACGGATTATGTGACAGATGCGAATCTGTTTTGGCCCAACTGAAACGCTAA
- the tho3 gene encoding THO complex subunit Tho3, producing MCASVTESLPKFPELKTRDLQGQQGPIRSLGWNLSGSRLASSSSSGSVLVWNSDRLDFKFTTELGNRGYGLVEQLVWDPTHSDRLMAVYAGKMIRFWDFRSAKPIAEIESNYENIYATWSPSGNYCCASSRDDMLSFIDARERRIMETFQQPCETNECCWSFSEDLFFMTTGLGTVQIMEWPSLKRVYDIKAHNSNCFCIEFSPDNRHLAIGGADAITSLWDPQELICERSITRMDYPIRTLSFSYDSRYLASGSEDRYVDIADTKTGDQIWKIPTNGPLNKVAWHPTKHILAYAVSEPNSSGLKIFGL from the exons ATGTGTGCTTCAGTTACAGAATCGCTT cCAAAGTTTCCCGAATTGAAAACTCGAGATTTACAAGGGCAACAGGGACCTATACGTTCCCTAGGCTGGAATCTTTCCGGCTCGAGACTTGCGagttcttcatcttcaggATCAGTACTTGTTTGGAATTCAGATCGTTtggattttaaatttactaCTGAATTAGGGAACAGAGGATATGGTCTTGTCGAACAACTAGTATGGGATCCTACGCATTCTGATCGGTTAATGGCTGTGTATGCTGGGAAAATGATCCGTTTCTGGGACTTTAGAA GCGCCAAACCTATCGCTGAAATAGAAAGCAACTATGAGAATATTTATGCAACCTGGAGTCCAAGTGGAAATTACTGCTGTGCTAGTAGTCGG GATGATATGTTGTCTTTTATTGATGCTCGGGAAAGAAGAATAATGGAGACATTCCAACAACCTTGTGAG ACAAATGAATGCTGTTGGTCATTCAGTGaagatttgtttttcatgACTACAGGACTTGGCACGGTGCAAATTATGGAATGGCCTTCTCTAAAAAGAGTTTACGATATAAAGGCGCATAACTCAAATTGTTTCTGTATTGAATTCAGTCCGGATAACAGGCACCTTGCCATTGGTGGTGCAGATGCAATTACTAGTTTATGGGATCCACAAGAACTGATTTGTGAACGGTCGATTACTAGAATGGA TTATCCCATCCGTACATTAAGCTTTAGTTATGACAGTCGCTATTTAGCTAGTGGATCAGAGGACCGCTATGTGGATATC GCTGATACGAAAACTGGTGAtcaaatttggaaaattcCAACTAATGGACCTCTGAACAAGGTAGCTTGGCATCCAACAAAACATATTTTAGCATATGCTGTATCGGAGCCTAATTCTAGTGGTCTTAAGATATTTGGGCTATAA